One genomic window of Mycosarcoma maydis chromosome 20, whole genome shotgun sequence includes the following:
- a CDS encoding uncharacterized protein (related to TMT1 - trans-aconitate methyltransferase (N-terminal fragment)) — protein MSTFSRKTFDAAAYLAFRPSYPRWVYDKVLTYHFGGTRRKVGGLALDLGCGPGVSTLSLLPHFERVIGIDASEQMVSVAITPETRGLPAELLPESQDGLGKLEYRQGYSEQLDFLQDASVDLVTCGQAAHWFDYPLFWKTMTRVLKPGGSVCLYGYPDFFLPDFPSTRSLLNRFSLKDGQAPACPESEPTEHIDSIADFWEQPGRSIVNQGLQPVPFPTTYAELARYWNASSALKRTFSTIGLPQHHIWPSWPPLTTAPLEAELDDHVKSEFQGEQSHATMDKLLNWSQLASYLRTWSATHTYLQQHPEQSQNGAPDVVDRFVLQLRNHIKKANGGNDVTNCISDGRSAL, from the coding sequence ATGTCGACATTCTCAAGGAAAACGTTTGACGCCGCGGCGTATCTGGCGTTTCGACCGTCGTATCCACGGTGGGTATATGATAAGGTGTTGACGTATCATTTTGGAGGAACGAGGCGCAAGGTGGGGGGGTTGGCGTTGGATTTGGGGTGTGGACCGGGGGTGTCGACGctttcgctgctgccgcatTTCGAGCGAGTGATTGGGATCGATGCTTCGGAACAGATGGTGAGCGTGGCTATCACGCCGGAAACACGTGGACTTCCAGCGGAGCTACTACCAGAATCGCAAGATGGGTtgggcaagctcgagtATCGTCAGGGTTACAGCGAGCAGTTGGATTTCCTGCAAGATGCGTCGGTGGATCTGGTCACTTGCGGTCAAGCTGCGCACTGGTTTGATTACCCCTTGTTTTGGAAAACCATGACAAGGGTGCTCAAGCCAGGTGGAAGCGTATGTCTGTACGGATATCCGGATTTCTTCCTACCAGACTTCCCGAGCAcacgctcgctgctcaaccgCTTCTCGCTCAAAGACGGTCAAGCACCGGCTTGTCCGGAATCCGAACCCACCGAGCACATTGACTCGATCGCTGACTTTTGGGAACAACCAGGTCGATCCATCGTCAATCAAGGCCTCCAACCCGTCCCGTTTCCAACCACGTacgccgagcttgctcgGTACTGGAACGCTTCCAGCGCGCTCAAACGAACCTTTTCCACGATAGGTCTTCCCCAACACCACATTTGGCCGTCGTGGCCTCCGCTAACCACGGCGCCgctcgaagccgagctggacgatCATGTCAAGTCCGAGTTCCAGGGCGAACAGTCACACGCCACCATGGACAAGCTCTTGAACTGGTCGCAGCTCGCAAGCTATCTCAGAACTTGGTCCGCTACGCACACCTACCTGCAACAGCACCCGGAACAGAGCCAAAACGGCGCGCCGGATGTGGTGGATAGGTTTGTACTCCAGTTGAGAAATCATATCAAGAAGGCCAACGGTGGAAACGACGTAACCAACTGCATCTCAGATGGCCGCTCTGCTTTGT
- a CDS encoding Putative Cys(2)His(2) zinc finger protein — MPKTISCPHAGCTYLFSKPVHLRRHLLSHSDESVWKCPDCDQEFKRIDSFQRHKKRIHPDQPDLVAVKIDSDSSNQDKDTKSDADAEDQIDHELHASLPHAETNTNTNASASPAIPVALQQLNAYDANSNPSPSTNTTRSSAAFSPSTSDARPSASSSSTYHRSHLYHPYARNDHGSQSASSAPAHSSTSDPSSITHTSWQPQSNQPQIFDSTPHPSATASTATPSSSLSFYPNLYGAPISYNDYATAAPAAAAAAVAYAQPASADHAAPLSIPSLTQPSPSWGSSSNSETEGQNFFDDILQSILMDSISSFVPHEPMAPVDFGASTAMSTEAYTFGDPISSAQHQHQQLQNQNQNQNQNQNQNQNQNQNQNQNQNQNQNQNQNQNQIPMQKPAHQMHNDNASLQAQSQPSAALSGQQQHTSTPKPDAPCGTGTGTGSHSLPQPLVNLVPFATFTESAYNSGRSTPATPRHPPGISMDESDEMARSVEKVGDQAATNIGARTRDLVLHGVNIPKKPPRLTAVSLFNAATRHIRSMLPLLPSYWLLDHRRLAAERPYVFVSLLALGTLWQPRADVKAYGAELWQLIFRSIWAGAVFYLDQPQLMREATAVMAFTHLYAFLCRDENIRRKSIHSTYTGSSLCREHGWRQGIWFLVGPWEQSLQRLLGPNLQMALVELEVLARDQTTNKLSSEQKKLLEHLHGVWKQWSDAEEVNRNMICHSITESHHSEFLSSYSQMRAMGRIACQALVPCADDVWDAKTSIEWAKLVLEHKATREGYQRALLSGKKQLGPILDALFGIHAPSPASNEDQDEDANDGSTNKRGLEHMLCFTVKEHFALLSLLEGLHLLWTARHSPPFRTGTSYAADFSPAQPWHSAGLETAFCIKGGTAYHKLNVLDTEMMLAALSRWMRLYHQSYLPNPVANSTGFSRPINGDGRGEAQPVENGTFKSGASVNRARVPNLGPSNDRFLLHFRFHVVQLSTLFNAHHVVHALVATCGEHVEANVTIPANRANGANGANGANGANGANGANGANGANGAKGANGGSAGSGGTAAARSDQPTSIALRCESCVNASSCPYRNARLQRWAAVHAGAVIGNFMSMPRLSNLTPTILEGLGQAFGILVILCRLQRSPAQRRRACCRCAADIREASVELISDQCLHLDADRPSPTQTHPEMAQVKFDSSNDCWLHHGTLDEGATLLGQPIQDWPFVLQDMGNELRGAAGAWQTAEEFLGVAQKLLNSFTLYVE, encoded by the coding sequence ATGCCCAAAACCATCTCGTGCCCGCACGCTGGGTGCACCTACCTGTTCTCGAAACCCGTCCATCTACGCCGCCATCTGCTCTCGCATTCGGACGAATCAGTCTGGAAGTGTCCCGACTGCGATCAGGAGTTCAAACGCATCGACAGCTTTCAAAGGCacaagaagcgcatccaTCCTGACCAGCCTGATCTGGTTGccgtcaagatcgactCAGACTCAAGTAACCAGGACAAGGATACCAAGTCGGACGCTGATGCCGAAGATCAGATCGACCATGAGTTACATGCCTCTCTGCCTCATGCCGAaaccaacaccaacaccaacgctTCCGCATCTCCAGCCATACCAGTCGCTTTGCAGCAACTCAACGCTTACGATGCAAATTCAAATCCATCGCcttccaccaacaccacaCGTAGTTCAGCTGCCTTCTCTCCCAGTACATCTGACGCGCGTCCTTCggcctcgtccagctccACCTACCATCGTTCGCACCTCTACCATCCCTATGCTCGCAACGATCATGGCTCGCAATCCGCCTCGTCCGCGCCTGCCCACTCTTCCACCAGCGACCCATCGAGCATCACCCACACTTCTTGGCAGCCACAGAGCAATCAACCCCAAATCTTTGATTCCACTCCCCATCCCTCGGCCACTGCGTCCACAGCGACTCCGTCTAGCTCGTTGTCCTTCTATCCCAACTTGTATGGAGCTCCGATCTCGTACAACGACTATGCCACCGCTGCtcctgcagcagccgcagcagcagtagccTATGCTCAACCTGCCTCGGCTGACCACGCTGCTCCGCTTTCAATACCCTCGCTCACCCAACCCTCGCCTTCGTGGGGGTCTAGCTCCAACTCGGAAACTGAGGGGCAAAACTTTTTTGACGACATCCTTCAGTCGATCCTCATGGattccatctcgagcttcgTACCGCATGAGCCAATGGCTCCTGTCGACTTTGGCGCCTCCACAGCCATGTCCACCGAAGCGTATACCTTTGGCGATCCCATCTCGTCCgcgcagcaccagcaccagcagctccaGAACCAGAATCAGAAccagaatcagaatcagaatcagaatcagaatcagaaccagaaccagaaccagaatcagaatcagaatcagaatcagaaCCAGAACCAGAACCAGATTCCGATGCAGAAACCCGCGCATCAGATGCACAACGACAATGCGTCCCTGCAAGCACAATCTCAGCCATCAGCAGCCTTGTCCggccagcaacagcacacTTCAACGCCAAAGCCAGACGCACCATGTGGCACGGGCACGGGCACGGGTTCGCATTCTCTTCCACAACCACTGGTCAACCTCGTCCCCTTTGCAACTTTTACCGAGTCGGCTTACAACTCGGGCAGATCGACGCCTGCAACACCACGCCATCCACCTGGCATCTCTATGGATGAATccgacgagatggcgcGCTCCGTCGAAAAGGTGGGCGACCAGGCAGCTACCAACATTGGTGCTAGGACTCGAGATCTTGTACTGCATGGTGTCAACATCCCGAAAAAGCCACCACGCCTGACTGCAGTCTCTCTGTTCAACGCTGCGACGCGCCATATACGCTCGATGCTACCGTTGCTTCCTTCCTACTGGTTACTCGATCATCGACGGCTTGCTGCCGAGCGACCGTACGTCTTTGTTTctcttctcgctctcggaACGCTTTGGCAGCCACGCGCCGATGTCAAGGCGTACGGTGCCGAGCTCTGGCAACTCATCTTTCGCAGTATTTGGGCAGGTGCCGTCTTCTATCTCGATCAGCCTCAGCTGATGCGTGAAGCTACCGCGGTTATGGCTTTCACCCATCTCTACGCGTTTCTCTGTCGCGACGAGAACATCCGTCGCAAATCCATCCACAGCACCTACACCGGAAGCTCGCTCTGTCGAGAACACGGCTGGCGTCAGGGCATTTGGTTCCTCGTCGGGCCCTGGGAGCAGTCTCTGCAGCGATTGCTTGGGCCGAATCTGCAGATGGCTCTCGTTGAACTCGAAGTGCTTGCCAGAGATCAGACCACCAACAAGCTGTCATCCGAgcagaagaagctgctcgaacaTCTGCATGGCGTCTGGAAGCAGTGGTCCGACGCCGAAGAGGTGAATCGCAACATGATCTGCCACAGCATCACCGAATCGCACCATTCCGAATTTCTCTCGAGTTACAGTCAGATGCGTGCCATGGGTAGGATCGCTTGCCAGGCGCTAGTTCCATGTGCTGACGACGTGTGGGATGCAAAGACATCGATCGAATGGGCCaagctcgtgctcgagcacAAGGCTACGCGAGAAGGCTATCAGCGAGCGTTGCTTTCCGGTAAGAAGCAGCTCGGTCCGATCTTGGATGCTCTCTTCGGTATTCACGCACCCTCACCCGCTTCCAACGAGGACCAAGACGAGGACGCCAACGACGGTTCCACAAACAAGCGCGGCCTCGAACATATGCTCTGCTTCACAGTCAAAGAACACTTTGCGCTCTTGAGCCTACTCGAAGGTCTGCATCTGCTATGGACTGCTCGACACTCGCCGCCTTTCCGAACAGGCACTTCGTACGCTGCCGATTTCTCGCCAGCTCAACCTTGGCATTCCGCTGGTCTCGAAACGGCGTTTTGCATCAAAGGTGGCACCGCCTATCACAAGCTCAACGTGCTGGACACAGAAATGATGCTGGCAGCGCTTTCAAGGTGGATGCGACTGTATCATCAGTCGTACTTGCCCAACCCGGTGGCCAACTCGACTGGATTCAGCCGACCGATCAATGGCGATGGACGCGGTGAGGCTCAGCCGGTCGAGAATGGCACTTTCAAATCGGGAGCTTCTGTCAACAGAGCACGCGTGCCCAATTTGGGCCCCAGCAACGACCGCTTCCTGCTGCATTTCCGATTCCACGTTGTTCAGCTCTCGACGCTCTTCAACGCGCATCACGTCGTGCATGCGCTGGTGGCAACGTGCGGAGAACACGTCGAGGCCAACGTAACGATCCCAGCCAACAGAGCCAACGGAGCCAACGGAGCCAACGGAGCCAACGGAGCCAACGGAGCCAACGGAGCCAACGGAGCCAACGGAGCTAACGGAGCCAAAGGAGCTAACGGCGGTAGCGCAGGTAGCGGTGGTACAGCTGCGGCGCGGTCCGATCAGCCAACGTCGATTGCTCTACGTTGTGAAAGCTGTGTCAACGCATCCAGCTGTCCGTACCGCAACGCGCGTCTGCAGCGATGGGCGGCGGTGCATGCCGGAGCGGTGATCGGCAACTTCATGTCGATGCCACGACTGTCAAACCTGACACCCACCATCCTGGAAGGTCTGGGTCAAGCATtcggcatcctcgtcatcctctgcCGTCTGCAGCGATCGCCAGCACAGCGTCGACGTGCTTGCTGTCGATGCGCTGCCGACATCCGCGAAGCTTCGGTCGAACTCATCTCGGATCAATGTTTGCATTTGGATGCAGATCGTCCGAGTCCCACACAAACGCATCCAGAGATGGCGCAAGTCAAGTTTGATTCGAGCAACGACTGTTGGCTGCACCACGGAACGCTGGATGAAGGCGCAACACTGTTAGGTCAGCCGATTCAGGATTGGCCATTTGTGCTCCAGGATATGGGCAACGAGCTCAGAGGCGCCGCCGGTGCTTGGCAGACCGCCGAAGAGTTTTTGGGCGTCGCGCAAAAGTTACTCAACAGTTTCACTCTGTATGTCGAATGA
- a CDS encoding uncharacterized protein (related to Pirin): MSTSTAARAISRVVAKKVRAIETAEGAGATVRRSIGTPALRNISPFLMLDHFRIAEGAGFPDHPHRGQTTCTYILDGSSQHEDFAGHAGTIGPGDVQWMNAGHGIMHAEMPIHRDADGNKLPDPVGLQLWVDLPKQAKKEPPSYQEYRAAQIPTAEWKSEKETETENDDEKGYKIKVVVGESHGVKSPIELPKNGGVLFLDLNLEPNGSVYQTIDPGYNAFIYTLEGRVVVGDIPATALTQGDKRAFNPSTEPTPGEAVEPFHTLVLTKHGEAGVKITNPSAEQNARLVLVAGEPLDQEVVQYGPFVMTNRQEIQQTLLDFQTGKNGFERAPGWKSKIGAKMM, translated from the coding sequence aTGTCGACCAGTACTGCTGCACGCGCGATTTCTCGCGTCGTGGCTAAGAAGGTGCGCGCGATTGAGACGGCCGAAGGTGCCGGGGCTACGGTGCGTCGCTCGATCGGTACTCCGGCTCTGCGAAACATTTCGCCGTTCCTGATGCTCGACCATTTTCGCATTGCGGAAGGCGCCGGATTCCCTGACCATCCACACCGTGGACAAACGACGTGCACGTACATCCTAGATGGCAGTTCTCAACACGAAGACTTTGCCGGACACGCCGGCACGATTGGTCCTGGAGACGTGCAGTGGATGAACGCCGGTCACGGAATCATGCACGCCGAAATGCCGATCCATCGCGATGCGGACGGTAACAAACTACCAGACCCAGTCGGCCTGCAGCTCTGGGTGGACCTCCCCAAACAAGCCAAGAAAGAGCCACCGAGCTACCAAGAGTACCGCGCTGCACAGATCCCCACCGCCGAGTGGAAGAGCGAGAAGGagaccgagaccgagaacgacgacgagaaggGCTACAAGATCAAGGTGGTCGTTGGCGAGTCGCATGGCGTCAAGAGCCCCATTGAGCTCCCCAAAAACGGCGGCGTGCTTTTCCTCGACCTGAACCTGGAACCCAACGGAAGTGTGTATCAGACAATCGACCCAGGATACAATGCGTTCATCTACACACTCGAAGGGCGTGTTGTCGTCGGAGACATCCCTGCAACCGCATTGACGCAAGGAGACAAGCGCGCGTTCAATCCGAGTACAGAGCCTACACCGGGCGAAGCGGTTGAGCCGTTCCACACACTCGTGCTCACCAAACACGGAGAGGCGGGCGTAAAGATCACGAACCCGAGTGCCGAGCAAAACGCCAGGTTGGTGCTGGTCGCAGGCGAACCGCTGGATCAGGAAGTGGTCCAGTACGGCCCGTTTGTCATGACGAACCGACAGGAGATCCAGCAGACGCTTCTGGACTTCCAAACGGGCAAGAACGGCTTCGAACGCGCCCCCGGCTggaagagcaagatcgGCGCCAAGATGATGTGA
- a CDS encoding uncharacterized protein (related to monocarboxylate permease), giving the protein MDPLQLVRLDKESHQNYVEPSSRSTPSAKSGVGEKQAACVDLEEQALDLAHKASKPSPSLGAQPLPVARDAPILTNKRCSVVQRQSSSCAVSVDNSEHDSAVPVKDRGWNAWKFVLASAATEFMIWGAAAGYGSFQEYHQHDPRSPFHQSSLTATSSIGTTLLAGQHVITLLTFGIYSRYPTLVKTFTYACVAGSSLSLLIASFANSVALLVVFQGLVYGMFGGNIFTAVILWLPNWWDRRRGFATAIIFGGSGIGGIVWPIIFSELLQTVGFRWTLRVWALAQLVITGGAVLCLNAGVKLVRVSTPFRCKQVLPGFPRSLLSGVTLLNIVALLTQTTAWYSVSLNISNYASSMGFSSDTSTGILSAFNASAAITYFVLGYLVDRFSYPLLMATSTTLNLVFTALVFGFAGSSLTKIVVFVVFYGLTGGGFSCFLTPVSRDIADKSRSHEFSVRFLYLIVVRGSAAMVGPIIAVQFYPKHMDRESTYGSYGFTGFIAFVSGTLAVSTMASLAIFVQKRYVGTRQDGLSFKSMTKTLKPRRETRPGVDGGVAAV; this is encoded by the coding sequence ATGGATCCgctccagctcgtccgTCTTGACAAAGAGTCTCATCAGAACTACGTCGAACCATCGTCACGGTCTACACCGTCGGCAAAGTCGGGCGTAGGCGAAAAGCAAGCAGCCTGCGTTGATCTCGAAGAACAAgctctcgatctcgctcacaaggcgagcaagccatcgccatctctTGGCGCGCAGCCACTACCTGTCGCTCGAGATGCACCAATTCTCACCAACAAGCGCTGCAGTGTTGTGCAGCGTCAGTCTTCATCCTGCGCTGTCTCTGTCGACAACTCTGAGCATGACTCGGCGGTACCCGTCAAAGATCGAGGCTGGAATGCGTGGAAGTTTGTTCTCGCCTCGGCAGCCACCGAGTTTATGATCTGgggcgcagcagcaggctaCGGCTCCTTCCAGGAATACCATCAACATGATCCTCGCTCGCCCTTTCATCAGTCTTCACTCACTGCCACCTCATCGATCGGAACCACTCTTCTGGCCGGACAGCACGTCATCACGCTGCTCACCTTTGGCATCTACTCGCGCTATCCGACGCTCGTAAAGACTTTTACGTATGCCTGTGTAGCTGGCTCTTCGCTATCGTTACTCATCGCCAGCTTCGCCAACTCGGTCGCACTGCTGGTTGTATTTCAAGGCCTCGTCTACGGCATGTTTGGCGGTAACATCTTTACCGCCGTCATTCTTTGGCTGCCCAATTGGTGGGATCGGAGAAGAGGTTTCGCCACGGCCATCATTTTCGGCGGTTCGGGAATCGGTGGTATCGTATGGCCCATCATTTTCTCGGAGCTCCTCCAGACAGTCGGATTTCGATGGACGCTGAGGGTATGGGCTCTGGCGCAGCTCGTGATTACCGGCGGTGCGGTTCTATGTTTAAACGCTGGCGTCAAACTGGTGCGCGTCTCGACACCTTTCCGATGCAAGCAAGTCTTGCCGGGCTTTCCACGCTCGCTTCTATCCGGCGTCACCTTGCTCAACATTGTCGCTCTGCTCACGCAGACAACGGCATGGTACTCTGTCTCGCTCAACATATCCAATTACGCGTCTTCAATGGGATTCAGCTCCGACACCTCTACTGGTATCCTTTCCGCATTCAATGCGTCGGCGGCCATCACGTACTTTGTGCTAGGAtacctcgtcgatcgattCTCGTATCCCTTGCTTATGGCAACATCCACGACGCTCAATTTGGTATTTACCGCGCTCGTGTTTGGCTTTGCCGGCAGTTCGTTGACCAAGATTGTGGTGTTTGTCGTATTTTACGGCTTGACCGGCGGTGGATTTTCGTGTTTCTTGACTCCCGTTTCCAGGGACATTGCCGACAAGTCGAGATCGCACGAGTTTTCGGTCCGCTTTCTCTATCTGATTGTCGTCAGAGGTTCAGCAGCCATGGTGGGACCAATCATAGCAGTGCAATTCTATCCAAAACACATGGATCGCGAATCAACGTATGGTAGCTACGGATTTACAGGATTTATCGCGTTTGTCTCGGGGACGTTGGCGGTGTCGACGATGGCATCGCTGGCGATCTTTGTGCAGAAAAGATACGTTGGGACTCGACAGGATGGGCTCAGCTTCAAGTCGATGACAAAGACGCTGAAGCCTAGGCGCGAGACACGGCCAGGCGTTGATGGTGGAGTTGCAGCGGTGTGA
- a CDS encoding putative NADP-dependent alcohol dehydrogenase, with protein sequence MSTVNLGTVFKGSKSGKVVKAQGGERTINARDVVIDITHSGLCFTDIHYLKKDMVLGHEGVGIVSQVGPQVKNFKNGDRVGWGYNHGSCGTWQFCKNGRDTNCYQNQMYASADLDQASFGDKFVITEEFLHLILDALELKHAAPLHEFVAAKNNPKLEGVKPVDYLMVTTSVQPDWKTYLKVLEKDATIIPLSVDAGDFVFPYMPIIGKQLKIQGSLVATRQVHAKMLEFAARHAIKPIIEEVPMTEDGINHAVERLKKGDVRYRFVAVSQTNKATSANL encoded by the exons ATGTCTACCGTCAACCTTGGAACTGTCTTCAAGGGCTCCAAGTCCGGCAAGGTCGTCAAGGCGCAGGGCGGCGAGCGCACCATCAACGCACGCGATGTTGTGATCGACATCACCCACTCGGGTTTGTGCTTTACTGACATTCACTACCTCAAAAAGGACATGGTCCTCGGCCATGAAggcgtcggcatcgtctcgCAAGTCGGTCCACAAGTCAAAAACTTCAAGAACGGCGACCGCGTCGGTTGGGGCTACAACCACGGCTCATGCGGTACCTGGCAGTTTTGCAAAAACGGTCGCGACACCAACTGCTACCAGAACCAGATGTACGCCAGcgccgatctcgaccaGGCTTCGTTCGGTGACAAGTTTGTCATCACCGAAGAATTCCTGCACCTGATCCTCGACgcactcgagctcaagcacgCTGCTCCTTTG CACGAGTTTGTCGCTGCCAAGAACAACCCCAAACTCGAGGGCGTCAAGCCGGTGGACTACCTCATGGTCACCACGAGCGTGCAGCCCGACTGGAAGACCTACCTCAAGGTGCTCGAGAAGGACGCCACCATCATCCCTCTTTCGGTCGACGCCGGCGACTTTGTCTTTCCCTACATGCCCATCAttggcaagcagctcaagatccagggctcgctcgttgctACACGTCAAGTGCATgcaaagatgctcgaaTTCGCCGCTCGTCACGCCATCAAGCCCATCATCGAGGAGGTCCCCATGACCGAGGACGGCATCAATCACGCCGTCGAGCGTTTGAAGAAGGGCGATGTCCGATACCGATTCGTCGCCGTCTCGCAGACCAACAAGGCTACCTCTGCCAATCTCTGA
- a CDS encoding uncharacterized protein (related to Reticuline oxidase precursor), with protein sequence MMPTTSQSLGCALLLTATLSTAFPIYTFNPDTLLLARSDNSTSLDQCLSTTGGELSYSTSSNYTALSSSYNPLFDYKPLVIVEPGTSDQVAAIVKCVSAQNGSQKLTPKSGGHSYTAYSLGGHDGSVVIDLRQLDHVSVDRDAKTASVGAGVRLGSLAQQIWDQGNFALPHGTCPYVGVSGHALGGGFGYATRAWGFLLDRIVEMQFVDINGTLRSVTHNSEHDLWWALRGAGSNNFGIVTQFTFSLQDAPTQIQNYAYSYKTNEDCAKAIVALQEMTLSTDTASGFEPNFGGELLVVGERGSDSNGNACQLSGQHLLASRQEHDALMHSFHSKARIAPAQTSVKEFTSWIESLESIMGSLDVSSPNTDHEQFYAKSLVQPSTCTYDYESALALVTKLDAYAGLQGTGNSISFDFLGPLSYPASQSGTASFNAHNASFVNQFYSYGFPSNHQPDAQNQVYNAFDDLVQTAKNSSPDAKWGAYVNYVDARLHDWPEQYYGNALARLKNLKTKWDPNDVFWFPQGLASA encoded by the coding sequence ATGATGCCGACAACTTCACAATCGCTTGGCTGCGCACTGCTGCTCACGGCAACGCTGTCCACCGCTTTCCCCATCTACACGTTCAACCCCGACACCTTGCTTCTCGCGCGGTCCGACAACAGTACCTCTCTGGATCAATGTCTCTCCACCACGGGCGGCGAGTTGTCGTACAGCACTTCATCGAACTACACCgcgctctcgtcgtcgtacaATCCGCTGTTCGACTACAAGCCACTGGTCATCGTTGAGCCCGGCACGTCGGACCAAGTGGCGGCGATTGTCAAATGCGTCTCGGCCCAAAACGGGTCGCAGAAACTCACACCAAAGTCGGGCGGCCATTCATACACAGCTTACTCGCTCGGTGGACACGATGGTTCGGTAGTGATCGATCTGCGTCAACTGGACCATGTCTCGGTAGACCGTGACGCTAAGACGGCTTCGGTGGGCGCGGGTGTGCGCCTCGGCTCGCTGGCACAACAGATTTGGGATCAGGGTAACTTTGCGTTGCCTCACGGAACGTGCCCCTACGTCGGGGTGAGCGGGCATGCGCTCGGTGGGGGTTTTGGTTACGCAACCCGAGCTTGGGGCTTCCTGCTCGACCGAATTGTCGAGATGCAATTCGTCGACATCAACGGCACTCTTCGAAGCGTCACCCACAATTCCGAACACGATCTCTGGTGGGCACTTCGAGGTGCAGGTTCCAACAATTTCGGCATTGTGACCCAGTTCACATTTAGCCTCCAGGACGCTCCGACGCAGATCCAAAACTATGCTTACAGCTACAAGACGAACGAGGATTGCGCAAAGGCGATTGTGGCGTTGCAAGAGATGACCTTGTCTACAGACACGGCTTCGGGGTTCGAGCCAAACTTTGGCGGCGAGCTGTTGGTTGTTGGTGAACGAGGCAGTGATTCCAATGGCAATGCGTGCCAGTTGAGCGGTCAACACCTATTGGCGAGTAGGCAAGAGCACGATGCACTGATGCACAGTTTCCACAGCAAAGCGCGTATCGCTCCGGCGCAAACGTCGGTGAAAGAATTCACGTCGTggatcgagtcgctcgagtcgatcatGGGTTCGCTCGACGTTTCTTCACCCAACACGGATCACGAGCAGTTCTACGCGAAATCGCTCGTGCAACCATCCACATGCACGTACGATTACGAATCggcgctcgcgctcgtcacAAAGCTCGACGCTTACGCTGGTCTGCAAGGCACAGGCAACTCGATCAGCTTTGACTTCCTAGGCCCACTCTCGTACCCAGCATCCCAATCCGGGACCGCCAGCTTCAATGCACACAACGCGAGCTTTGTCAACCAGTTCTACAGCTACGGCTTCCCAAGCAATCACCAACCAGACGCGCAGAATCAAGTATACAACGCTTTCGACGATCTCGTGCAGACCGCCAAAAACAGCAGTCCTGACGCCAAATGGGGCGCATACGTCAACTATGTCGATGCGAGACTACACGATTGGCCCGAACAGTACTACGGAAATGCACTGGCTAGGCTCAAGAACTTGAAGACAAAGTGGGATCCTAACGACGTGTTTTGGTTCCCGCAGGGATTGGCTAGTGCGTGA
- a CDS encoding uncharacterized protein (related to DCG1 - involved in nitrogen-catabolite metabolism) → MAPVAASAASNKAMSASSEVSLYILNPNSSSVITAALASNLSAQTPAGCTSTFVTGPPTCPATIQDSAEMIISTAETYKALVAASPSSTLALHPASAFLVACFSDHPLVGILREKAPDKPAMHLLEAAVIHSLCVGHKFGILTTAQSMVSDLECGVRKVLGGNSDRFVGTHATGLGVVELQTGNRDVVEHKLKAGARQLAANGADVIVLGCAGMTGFESLVRLACDEVGCTGVKVVDGAKAGLQILAGLARVNYRS, encoded by the coding sequence ATGGCACCTGTAGCCgcgtcggcagcatcgaaTAAGGCCATGTCGGCGTCGTCCGAGGTATCGCTGTACATCTTGAATCCAAACAGCTCGTCGGTGATCACAGCTGCTCTGGCATCGAATCTCTCAGCGCAGACACCGGCGGGCTGCACATCCACATTTGTCACGGGACCGCCCACGTGTCCGGCGACGATCCAAGATTCAGCCGAGAtgatcatctcgaccgcCGAGACGTACAAGGCGCTGGTCGCGGcgtcgccgtcgtcgacgcttgctTTGCATCCGGCATCGGCATTTCTAGTGGCGTGCTTTTCGGACCATCCTCTGGTTGGCATTCTCCGCGAAAAGGCGCCCGACAAACCAGCGATGCATCTGCTAGAAGCTGCTGTGATCCACTCGCTCTGTGTCGGGCACAAGTTCGGCATCCTCACCACAGCCCAGAGTATGGTGTCCGACCTCGAGTGCGGCGTGCGCAAGGTGTTGGGTGGTAATTCGGATCGGTTCGTCGGCACACATGCTACAGGGCTCGGCgtggtcgagctgcagacTGGCAACCGcgatgtcgtcgagcacaagcTCAAAGCGGGCGCCAGACAGTTGGCCGCCAACGGCGCTGATGTCATCGTCCTAGGCTGTGCAGGTATGACCGGCTTCGAGTCTCTGGTCAGGCTTGCGTGCGACGAGGTCGGGTGCACCGgcgtcaaagtcgtcgaTGGTGCCAAAGCCGGCTTGCAGATCTTGGCCGGATTGGCCAGAGTCAATTACCGCTCGTAA